A stretch of Candidatus Vicinibacter affinis DNA encodes these proteins:
- a CDS encoding S9 family peptidase: protein MKKIFSFISLNFFWVCLFAQVGFQTPPEPILALAEAKTPSQTALSRHSKYLALIDKPNYKSLEDLAEPEIKLAGLRFNPENFNSSRNLYFTSLTIQNVKNKSQINIQDLPFPLKFQSYSFSPRENYFSFIQVYKDHLSLWVINLKTGKAKEILNQGINSILGNSYSWAEDESFIICRSKGAKSRLSDTRDLPKGPIIQETTGEKLPARTFQDLLKNQQDEGRFDYYAACTLVKVYPEGELPTQDFLGVAVYKSFSFSPDGKFLLTEELSKPYSYTLSLGFFPSKFNIYNSNGVFVKTFYNRPLNDLKSTSFDAVEAGKRNIFWRSDKPATLFWCEATDGGNPTIEREFRDQLFISDAPFNVPKSICFIKNRFANIIFANENLAIVEDRWWKNRNTKTYIIDPSNSLDSVSSKSIKVIFDRSSEDLYNNPGSFISKYDEKSNREVLLLSKDYKKAYLNGEGYSPVGNRPFLDEIDLSSFVRNRLWQADGVSTYEKLVRVLDINSKLLLTSIQSPTSFPNLYIRDLTSKQKPESVTFRENPYKSIENITKKKIHYLRKDGVSLSATLYLPVGYNPSKDGRLPLLMEAYPEEFKDDKTAGQVKDSPHFFNSINWASPLFWVTRGFAVLENTQFPIIGKGDEEPNDTYLEQLVADAEAAIKAVDSLGYIDPARCAVMGHSYGAFMTANLLAHSNLFVAGIARSGAYNRSLTPFGFQSEERTYWQAQDKYNEMSPFNYAHQIKSPILLIHGESDNNSGTFTMQTERFFQAIKGNGGKARMVILPFESHGYSARENILHMLWEMDSWLEKYVKNKTK from the coding sequence ATGAAAAAGATATTTTCCTTCATTTCGCTTAATTTTTTTTGGGTTTGTCTTTTTGCACAGGTAGGGTTTCAAACACCTCCTGAACCCATTCTTGCTCTAGCAGAAGCCAAGACTCCTTCGCAAACGGCATTGAGTCGTCATAGCAAATATCTGGCCCTAATTGATAAACCAAATTATAAATCATTAGAAGACTTAGCCGAACCGGAAATCAAATTAGCTGGTCTTCGTTTTAATCCCGAAAATTTTAATTCATCCCGGAACCTGTATTTCACTTCCCTAACTATTCAGAACGTTAAAAATAAAAGTCAAATTAATATTCAAGATCTTCCTTTTCCATTAAAATTTCAATCCTACTCATTTAGTCCAAGGGAAAATTACTTCTCCTTCATTCAGGTATATAAAGATCATTTAAGCCTTTGGGTAATTAACCTAAAAACTGGTAAAGCAAAAGAAATTCTAAACCAAGGTATCAATAGTATATTAGGAAATTCATATTCTTGGGCTGAAGATGAAAGTTTTATTATTTGCAGATCAAAAGGTGCTAAATCCAGATTATCAGATACCCGCGATTTACCTAAAGGCCCGATTATCCAGGAAACTACTGGCGAAAAATTACCTGCTAGAACTTTTCAAGATCTTTTGAAAAACCAGCAAGACGAGGGTCGTTTTGATTATTACGCTGCATGTACATTGGTAAAAGTTTACCCTGAAGGTGAGCTTCCGACGCAAGACTTTTTAGGGGTGGCGGTGTATAAAAGTTTTAGCTTTTCTCCTGATGGAAAATTCCTCCTGACAGAAGAGCTGTCAAAACCTTACAGTTATACTTTAAGTCTTGGTTTTTTCCCCAGCAAATTTAATATTTATAACAGCAATGGTGTTTTTGTTAAAACCTTTTACAACAGGCCACTTAACGATCTGAAATCAACCAGTTTTGATGCTGTTGAAGCCGGTAAAAGAAACATATTTTGGCGTTCAGATAAACCTGCAACTCTCTTTTGGTGTGAAGCTACCGATGGTGGAAACCCAACAATAGAGAGAGAATTCCGAGACCAGTTGTTTATTTCTGATGCCCCATTTAATGTTCCTAAAAGTATATGTTTTATTAAAAACCGTTTTGCTAATATAATTTTTGCAAATGAAAATCTTGCGATTGTAGAGGACCGCTGGTGGAAAAATAGGAATACCAAAACATATATTATCGATCCCTCTAATAGTTTGGATTCCGTCTCGTCCAAAAGTATTAAGGTGATTTTCGACAGATCAAGTGAAGATCTTTACAACAACCCAGGTTCTTTTATATCAAAATACGACGAAAAATCAAATCGTGAGGTCTTACTTTTAAGTAAGGATTATAAAAAAGCATATTTGAATGGAGAAGGTTATTCTCCCGTTGGAAATAGACCTTTTCTTGACGAAATTGATTTAAGCTCTTTTGTCAGAAACCGTTTGTGGCAAGCGGATGGTGTTTCAACTTATGAAAAGCTTGTGAGAGTTCTTGACATTAACTCTAAATTATTACTAACAAGCATACAAAGTCCAACTTCATTTCCAAACCTTTATATAAGAGATTTAACATCCAAACAAAAGCCTGAGTCCGTTACCTTTCGGGAAAACCCTTATAAATCAATTGAAAATATTACCAAGAAGAAGATCCACTATCTGCGTAAAGATGGGGTTTCCTTGTCTGCAACGCTTTATCTTCCTGTTGGCTACAACCCATCAAAAGACGGTCGGTTACCCCTCCTTATGGAAGCATATCCTGAAGAATTTAAAGATGACAAAACTGCTGGTCAAGTTAAAGATTCTCCTCATTTCTTTAACAGTATTAATTGGGCCTCACCCTTGTTTTGGGTAACCAGAGGTTTTGCTGTTTTAGAGAATACCCAATTTCCAATAATCGGTAAGGGTGATGAGGAACCAAACGATACCTATCTCGAACAATTGGTAGCAGATGCTGAAGCTGCAATTAAAGCTGTTGATTCTTTAGGTTATATCGATCCTGCAAGATGCGCGGTAATGGGTCATTCATATGGAGCATTTATGACAGCCAATCTTCTTGCTCATTCCAATTTATTTGTTGCTGGCATAGCCAGATCCGGTGCTTACAACAGAAGCCTTACCCCTTTTGGTTTTCAATCTGAGGAAAGGACTTATTGGCAAGCACAAGATAAATACAATGAAATGTCTCCTTTCAATTATGCCCATCAAATCAAAAGTCCGATTTTACTTATTCACGGAGAATCTGATAATAATTCCGGAACCTTTACCATGCAGACAGAACGATTTTTTCAGGCCATTAAGGGCAATGGTGGAAAAGCAAGGATGGTTATTCTCCCATTCGAGAGTCATGGATATTCGGCGCGTGAAAATATTTTGCACATGCTTTGGGAAATGGATTCCTGGCTTGAAAAATATGTAAAAAATAAAACTAAATAA
- a CDS encoding tetratricopeptide repeat protein, whose product MRLKKIKNSSLPVEWKSFLTSEVLLQWALLELKMGSSLIAFTDFRKALTILEETKQKYPHFMYTYKSLGVLHSLVGSIPDEFSWIKNLINLNGSISLGKKETNLFLNYAKNNADLFYLESTAANALIISFLENKPEEGYLFWKKSSEFCNLNPMSTFIEARLAMKSFKNEEAIICLSLISETKKEIFPYLFFMEGLTKLQQLNGAAEIDFKKYLEHFHGNSYIKETYQKLSWCALLKSDLNLFKFYQSKIGMIGNTKTDEDKKAQNDYLTNDIPDLILLKCRLLFDGGYASRSLKLLETRIATYYENPKLKTECAYRMGRILQSKKEFNGALLYFNDAIKFDVTYKTFYASASLLYSGQIWEIIGDFEKSCQAYRNTLKTHPQQFAHSIHQKARAGIIRLGVCK is encoded by the coding sequence TTGCGTTTAAAAAAAATAAAAAATTCATCTCTTCCAGTAGAATGGAAGTCGTTTCTCACAAGTGAAGTTTTATTACAATGGGCTCTGTTGGAATTAAAGATGGGTTCCTCGTTGATTGCATTTACTGACTTTCGAAAAGCTTTAACTATATTAGAAGAAACTAAACAGAAATACCCACATTTTATGTATACATATAAATCGTTGGGGGTTCTACATTCTTTGGTTGGGTCTATTCCAGATGAATTTTCATGGATAAAAAATTTGATTAATTTAAATGGATCCATATCTCTTGGTAAAAAAGAAACAAATTTGTTTTTGAATTATGCAAAAAATAATGCAGATCTTTTCTATTTAGAATCCACTGCTGCGAATGCTTTAATTATTTCATTCTTAGAAAACAAACCGGAGGAGGGTTATTTGTTCTGGAAGAAGAGTTCTGAATTTTGTAATTTGAATCCTATGAGCACCTTTATTGAGGCCAGGCTTGCAATGAAATCATTTAAAAATGAGGAAGCCATTATTTGTCTTTCTTTAATTTCAGAAACTAAAAAAGAAATTTTTCCTTATTTGTTTTTTATGGAGGGTTTAACAAAGCTGCAACAGCTAAATGGTGCTGCAGAAATTGATTTTAAAAAATATTTAGAGCATTTTCATGGAAACAGCTACATAAAAGAAACCTACCAAAAATTAAGTTGGTGTGCTTTATTAAAAAGTGACCTGAACTTGTTTAAATTTTATCAAAGTAAAATTGGAATGATTGGAAATACAAAGACAGATGAAGACAAAAAAGCACAAAATGACTATTTGACAAATGATATTCCTGACTTAATATTATTAAAATGTAGACTTCTTTTCGATGGAGGTTACGCCTCTCGGTCATTAAAGCTTCTTGAAACTCGCATTGCCACTTATTATGAGAATCCAAAGTTAAAAACAGAGTGTGCATATAGGATGGGGCGTATTTTACAATCTAAGAAAGAGTTTAATGGGGCTCTTTTATACTTTAATGATGCCATAAAATTCGATGTCACGTATAAAACTTTTTACGCCTCAGCTTCTCTTCTATATTCTGGACAAATTTGGGAGATTATTGGTGATTTTGAAAAATCCTGCCAAGCATATAGAAATACTTTAAAAACGCATCCTCAACAATTTGCTCATAGCATACATCAAAAGGCGAGAGCAGGAATAATACGGTTGGGGGTATGTAAATAA
- the xth gene encoding exodeoxyribonuclease III has product MKRIVSFNVNGLRSAVQKGFNEWLRKCDFDIICLQETKMDISYADPEMYLSLGYRAYWHCAEKKGYSGVLVLTKEIPDKVHFGCGIETYDREGRFIRLDFGDWSVMNAYFPSGSSGEERHLFKMRFLQDIYPWIKNLLYERKKLILVGDYNIVHKELDIHNPQRKDNPSGYRPEERAWLNAWYNELFEDSFRVVFPELQAFSWWSYRAGSYNKNKGWRIDYQSISKPFGNLVRDYKHHREIRFSDHCPVEGVYDI; this is encoded by the coding sequence ATGAAAAGGATAGTTAGTTTTAACGTAAACGGGTTAAGATCTGCTGTGCAAAAGGGTTTCAATGAGTGGTTGAGAAAATGTGATTTTGATATCATCTGTCTTCAAGAGACGAAAATGGACATCTCATATGCTGATCCTGAAATGTATCTATCCTTAGGTTATAGAGCCTATTGGCATTGTGCTGAAAAAAAGGGTTACAGTGGAGTCCTTGTTTTAACTAAAGAGATTCCTGATAAAGTACATTTTGGTTGTGGAATAGAGACCTATGATCGGGAAGGTCGGTTTATTCGATTAGATTTTGGAGATTGGTCTGTTATGAATGCATATTTCCCTTCCGGATCCTCTGGTGAAGAAAGACACTTGTTTAAAATGAGGTTTTTACAAGATATTTATCCCTGGATTAAGAACCTTTTATATGAAAGAAAAAAATTAATCCTAGTCGGGGATTACAACATCGTTCATAAAGAACTTGATATACATAATCCTCAAAGAAAAGATAACCCTAGTGGTTACAGACCTGAAGAAAGAGCTTGGTTAAATGCTTGGTATAATGAATTATTTGAAGATAGTTTTCGTGTTGTCTTTCCTGAACTTCAGGCATTCAGTTGGTGGAGTTATCGTGCCGGGTCATACAATAAAAATAAAGGCTGGAGAATAGACTATCAATCCATTTCAAAACCTTTTGGGAATTTAGTTAGAGACTATAAACATCATAGAGAAATTCGCTTCTCTGACCACTGTCCTGTTGAAGGTGTTTATGATATCTGA
- a CDS encoding bifunctional hydroxymethylpyrimidine kinase/phosphomethylpyrimidine kinase, protein MSILTVGTMAFDSIETPFGKVDHVIGGACTYISWAASYWYDHINLVSIIGDDFPESEIEALVSRGVKTDGLVRVQGKKSFYWSGRYHNDMNGRDTLITDLNVLEDFSPILPKSFQSSKFIMLGNLTPSIQASILDQLSDPPKLVILDTMNFWMDVAMDELMKLLPRVDVLTVNDEEARQLSGERSLVKAAAVIHKMGPKYLVIKKGEHGALLFYENQIFFAPGLPVADVLDPTGAGDSFAGGMVGYLARTNDISFNNMKTAIIYGSVMASFCVEDFSLSKLKNLNQDEIYKRINQFENLSTFDVKELTVLNS, encoded by the coding sequence ATGAGCATACTTACTGTTGGAACCATGGCCTTTGACAGCATTGAAACACCATTTGGCAAAGTTGATCATGTAATTGGTGGTGCATGTACATACATTAGTTGGGCTGCTTCATATTGGTATGACCACATAAATTTAGTTTCAATTATTGGAGATGATTTTCCTGAAAGTGAGATTGAAGCTTTGGTCAGTCGTGGGGTAAAAACTGATGGGCTGGTACGAGTTCAAGGTAAAAAATCATTTTATTGGTCTGGTCGTTATCATAATGATATGAATGGTCGCGACACGCTCATAACTGACTTAAATGTTTTAGAAGATTTCAGCCCTATACTGCCTAAAAGTTTCCAATCGAGCAAATTTATAATGCTTGGAAATCTTACACCTTCCATCCAAGCTTCTATTCTTGATCAACTTTCTGATCCCCCAAAACTAGTTATTCTTGATACAATGAATTTTTGGATGGATGTGGCGATGGACGAATTAATGAAATTATTGCCCAGGGTTGATGTCCTTACAGTAAATGATGAAGAAGCTCGTCAGCTATCAGGAGAAAGATCATTAGTTAAAGCTGCTGCTGTTATCCACAAAATGGGACCCAAATACCTGGTAATTAAGAAAGGAGAACATGGTGCATTACTGTTTTATGAAAATCAAATATTTTTTGCTCCTGGTTTACCGGTAGCAGATGTCCTTGACCCAACGGGTGCCGGAGATAGCTTTGCAGGAGGAATGGTGGGATACCTGGCTAGAACTAATGATATTAGTTTTAATAATATGAAAACAGCAATAATTTATGGCAGTGTAATGGCTTCTTTTTGCGTAGAAGATTTTAGCCTTTCAAAATTGAAGAATCTAAATCAAGATGAAATTTATAAACGGATAAATCAGTTTGAAAATTTAAGCACTTTCGATGTAAAAGAACTTACTGTCTTGAATTCTTGA
- a CDS encoding T9SS type A sorting domain-containing protein, producing the protein MKKFLLLCFSIISGAALAQPIYNSSPSIGLKVIEKQLDANYISPVSVESLGGNVSWDFSPADILVISPDTTVVVNPSGLPNSNLFPQATFAIQSGRDSSAYYQFYRKTNNLIEFLGESDASGEPPTLLNSGLTVVVLPFTFGTSFEDTSSATFDSEFGPIQVEFASNNKAEAWGTIKTTAGTFNCLKLTTRSTAILSLGSTPIGSQTDVVYNFYSPGYPEPIASYTASEVEFGPDIENDTFAFFLVKPTLSGLDPSKVIQITVSPNPVKDLLIIDLGTQNIKNQQVNVVDPSGKVVYQDKMVSSKHIINVNKWPKGTYMVQVIDENNAWGMETILIQ; encoded by the coding sequence ATGAAAAAGTTCCTTCTTCTTTGTTTTTCAATTATTTCCGGAGCTGCTTTGGCTCAACCTATTTATAACAGTTCTCCAAGTATAGGCTTGAAAGTAATAGAAAAACAGTTAGATGCTAATTATATAAGTCCTGTTAGTGTTGAATCTTTAGGAGGTAACGTTTCTTGGGATTTTAGCCCTGCGGACATTCTGGTTATTTCTCCTGATACAACCGTTGTAGTGAATCCTTCCGGATTACCAAATTCGAATCTTTTTCCTCAAGCTACTTTCGCAATTCAGAGTGGTAGAGATAGTTCTGCTTATTATCAATTTTATAGAAAAACCAATAATTTGATAGAATTCCTTGGCGAATCAGATGCCTCCGGAGAACCTCCGACGCTTCTTAATTCTGGTTTGACCGTAGTCGTGCTGCCATTTACTTTTGGGACTAGTTTTGAAGACACAAGTTCAGCAACATTTGATTCAGAATTCGGCCCAATTCAGGTAGAATTCGCTTCCAATAATAAAGCAGAAGCTTGGGGAACAATCAAAACTACTGCCGGGACATTCAACTGCCTTAAATTGACAACCAGAAGCACTGCAATTTTATCATTAGGTTCAACACCCATTGGTTCTCAAACTGATGTTGTGTATAATTTTTATTCTCCAGGGTATCCTGAGCCCATTGCTAGTTATACTGCTTCTGAAGTAGAGTTTGGACCAGATATTGAAAACGATACTTTTGCATTCTTTCTAGTAAAACCTACCTTATCTGGGCTTGATCCATCCAAAGTGATCCAAATAACTGTCAGTCCAAATCCGGTAAAGGATTTACTTATTATCGATTTAGGAACACAAAATATTAAAAATCAACAAGTTAACGTTGTTGACCCCTCTGGCAAAGTCGTTTATCAAGATAAGATGGTTTCCTCAAAACACATAATTAATGTTAATAAATGGCCTAAAGGAACCTACATGGTTCAGGTAATTGATGAAAACAATGCTTGGGGTATGGAAACGATCTTGATTCAATAA
- the rsmA gene encoding ribosomal RNA small subunit methyltransferase A, translating to MKAKKSFGQHFLIDQEIINKIIDAILKIDSKNVLEIGPGKAAITKLLIRKVENFKAVDADKDMFEFLVKQFPNKKNVFILQDVLKTNFEEIFKGEEFLLCGNFPYNISSQIIFKALENNHLVPEFLGMFQKEMAHRIVAKPRTKDYGILSVLCALVFERELLFDISPESFSPPPSIMSSFVYLKRKKHDIDKETFSKLKTFVKMSFQFRRKTLRNNLKTSNIPLDELKDEYYDKRPEEILPEEFLRLTKKFLI from the coding sequence TTGAAAGCAAAAAAATCATTTGGACAACATTTTCTAATAGATCAGGAAATTATAAATAAAATTATCGATGCTATATTAAAAATAGATTCCAAGAATGTTTTGGAAATAGGTCCAGGAAAAGCCGCAATAACCAAATTGCTTATTAGAAAAGTTGAAAATTTCAAGGCAGTCGATGCAGACAAGGATATGTTTGAGTTTTTGGTCAAACAATTTCCAAATAAGAAGAATGTATTTATACTTCAAGATGTTTTGAAGACCAACTTTGAGGAAATCTTCAAAGGTGAAGAGTTTTTACTTTGTGGAAACTTTCCATATAACATTTCCTCACAAATTATTTTCAAAGCACTAGAAAACAATCATCTTGTACCAGAGTTTCTGGGGATGTTCCAGAAAGAAATGGCTCACAGAATTGTGGCAAAGCCCAGAACAAAAGACTATGGGATACTTTCAGTTCTTTGTGCTTTGGTTTTTGAGAGAGAACTTTTGTTCGACATATCACCCGAGAGCTTTTCGCCTCCACCATCAATCATGTCAAGCTTTGTATACCTTAAAAGGAAAAAACACGATATTGATAAGGAAACTTTTTCAAAACTTAAGACCTTTGTAAAAATGTCATTTCAATTCAGAAGGAAAACCTTACGAAATAATTTGAAAACTTCGAATATTCCTTTGGATGAATTAAAAGATGAATATTATGATAAGAGGCCGGAAGAAATTTTACCAGAAGAATTTCTAAGACTCACGAAGAAATTTTTAATATGA
- a CDS encoding GatB/YqeY domain-containing protein: MGFQDRINQDLKEAMKAKNENSLRAIRAIKAAILLANTDGSGQEMTEERGIQILQKLVKQRKESLEIYEKQGREDLAAIERQEIQVLIKYLPEQMSEEELRSTILTLIQDLGATSAGDLGRVMGVASKQLAGKADGKSISSIVKDLLSKG, translated from the coding sequence ATGGGATTTCAAGATAGGATTAATCAAGATCTAAAAGAAGCAATGAAGGCAAAGAATGAAAATTCTTTGCGAGCCATCAGAGCTATTAAGGCTGCAATTTTGCTAGCGAACACAGATGGAAGTGGTCAGGAAATGACAGAAGAACGAGGCATACAAATACTTCAAAAGTTAGTTAAGCAGAGAAAAGAGTCTTTGGAAATTTATGAGAAACAAGGACGAGAAGATTTAGCAGCAATAGAAAGGCAAGAAATTCAAGTGCTTATTAAGTATTTGCCAGAACAAATGAGTGAAGAGGAGCTCAGAAGTACAATATTAACTTTAATCCAGGATTTAGGTGCTACAAGTGCGGGCGATCTTGGGAGAGTGATGGGGGTAGCATCTAAGCAGTTGGCTGGAAAAGCTGACGGGAAGTCAATTTCTTCGATTGTTAAAGACCTGCTGTCTAAAGGTTAA
- a CDS encoding OPT/YSL family transporter yields the protein MENQSSKSFKPFVDPNVIVPEFTIKAIVLGILFGVIFGASTVYLALKAGLTVSASIPIAVLAISLGKKFLGTTILENNIIQTTGSAGESIAAGVVFTLPAFLFLSDPLVGDSYFKYWTIFTLAVFGGILGTLMMIPLRRSLIVKEHDTLPYPEGTACAQVLIAGEKGGDFARSAFYGLGFSMVYAILQKIFHVIAELPKWGTEQANKFFPSAVVSSEVTPEYLGVGYIIGPKIAGVLVAGGVLASLGLIPLLSYLVHPDIIATQLAKLNLLDVNQVSEKFGWDPTSHTFTNTAEAVYRAYIRQIGAGAVAAGGFITLLKTIPTIVSSFKESLGSMKEKVSGGMLRTENDLSFKVVLIGSLILVLLLAILPQIPGTSVISKLLLGILVIVFGFFFVTVSSRIVGIIGSSNNPISGMTIATIMGTALVFIAVGWTGKVYEPMALVIGGMICIAAANAGATSQDLKTGYIVGATPKYQQLALFIGAIFSSMVIGFTVKYLDTPTAEMASRGIQHAIGEKYAAPQATLMATLIKGLLSFNLDWVFVLSGVFIAIVLELCQVKALSFAVGLYLPLSTTLPIFIGGVVKGIVDWRAKFKNIESEDSELGKGSLFATGLVAGGALAGVVVALLTVDEGIAASIANFSAEHGLTSLLGTNGYYLLGVAFFTFMAWVLFRIATKQEKV from the coding sequence ATGGAAAACCAAAGCAGTAAATCCTTCAAGCCATTCGTTGATCCAAATGTTATAGTTCCTGAATTTACAATTAAGGCTATAGTTCTTGGAATTCTATTTGGTGTTATTTTTGGTGCCTCAACAGTGTATCTGGCCTTAAAGGCTGGATTGACTGTTTCTGCATCCATACCTATTGCAGTTCTTGCAATTTCTCTTGGGAAAAAGTTTTTAGGCACGACTATATTGGAAAACAATATCATACAAACAACGGGTTCAGCAGGTGAATCTATTGCTGCCGGAGTCGTATTCACATTACCAGCATTTCTATTCTTATCAGACCCTTTAGTCGGTGATTCATATTTTAAATATTGGACAATTTTCACTTTAGCTGTATTTGGGGGGATTCTTGGAACATTGATGATGATTCCTTTGAGAAGGTCTCTAATAGTAAAGGAGCACGATACCCTTCCCTATCCTGAAGGTACTGCATGTGCTCAAGTGCTCATTGCTGGAGAAAAGGGAGGTGATTTTGCGCGAAGTGCATTTTATGGATTAGGCTTTTCTATGGTTTATGCAATTCTCCAAAAAATTTTCCACGTTATTGCCGAGCTTCCTAAATGGGGAACTGAACAAGCGAACAAGTTTTTTCCATCAGCAGTTGTAAGTTCTGAGGTAACGCCGGAATATCTTGGTGTTGGTTACATTATTGGTCCAAAGATTGCAGGGGTCTTGGTCGCAGGAGGTGTTTTAGCCTCTTTAGGATTAATTCCATTACTATCATATCTTGTTCATCCAGATATTATAGCAACCCAATTAGCTAAGTTAAATTTGTTGGATGTAAATCAAGTAAGTGAAAAATTTGGATGGGATCCTACAAGCCACACATTTACAAATACAGCCGAAGCTGTTTACAGGGCATATATTAGACAAATTGGTGCAGGGGCGGTAGCTGCAGGAGGTTTCATTACATTACTAAAAACTATTCCTACCATAGTATCTTCTTTTAAGGAAAGTTTGGGTTCAATGAAAGAAAAAGTTTCTGGAGGAATGCTACGTACTGAAAATGATCTTTCGTTTAAAGTAGTTCTAATTGGATCATTGATTTTGGTACTACTTTTAGCTATACTTCCTCAAATTCCAGGGACATCTGTCATCAGTAAACTATTGTTGGGAATTTTGGTAATTGTATTCGGCTTCTTTTTTGTTACAGTATCAAGTAGAATTGTTGGAATTATTGGTTCAAGTAATAATCCGATATCTGGAATGACCATTGCAACAATTATGGGTACAGCATTAGTGTTTATTGCCGTTGGTTGGACAGGAAAAGTTTATGAGCCCATGGCACTGGTAATTGGAGGTATGATTTGCATTGCGGCTGCAAATGCCGGAGCAACTTCTCAGGATTTAAAAACAGGTTATATCGTTGGCGCTACTCCAAAATATCAGCAATTGGCCTTGTTTATCGGAGCAATTTTTTCATCTATGGTCATTGGCTTTACCGTTAAATATCTTGACACCCCAACCGCAGAAATGGCATCAAGAGGAATTCAACATGCCATAGGAGAAAAGTATGCTGCGCCACAAGCTACTCTTATGGCAACCTTAATCAAAGGCTTATTGTCTTTTAATCTTGACTGGGTATTTGTTCTCAGTGGTGTTTTTATCGCAATTGTTTTAGAATTGTGTCAGGTTAAAGCTTTGTCTTTTGCTGTTGGTCTCTACTTACCCTTATCTACAACCTTGCCTATTTTCATTGGTGGTGTAGTTAAGGGAATCGTGGATTGGAGGGCAAAATTTAAAAACATTGAATCTGAGGATTCTGAACTGGGCAAAGGAAGTTTATTTGCCACAGGTTTAGTGGCAGGAGGGGCTCTTGCTGGTGTAGTAGTAGCCTTGTTGACTGTTGACGAAGGAATTGCTGCTTCGATAGCTAATTTTAGTGCTGAACATGGACTTACTTCTTTGCTTGGAACAAATGGTTATTATTTGTTAGGGGTTGCTTTTTTTACTTTTATGGCTTGGGTGTTATTTAGAATTGCAACAAAACAAGAAAAGGTATAA
- a CDS encoding KpsF/GutQ family sugar-phosphate isomerase translates to MKRDSSQTILYAAKNCIEIEYAVIGHLLNSLDESFVKTVQRVFDSKGRLVVTGIGKSAIIGQKIVATLNSTGTPALFMHAADAIHGDLGMVQEIDIVLCISKSGETPEIRVLIPLIKSRRIQLIGMCAQINSYLSKQSDYLLYTPIMKEAEPNNLAPTASTTAQIVMGDAFAVSLLALRGFGPEDFARFHPGGSLGKQLYMKVDDFYQLHGRPNVRMETSLKETLITISSSRLGATAVLDHEEMLIGIITDGDIRRFFENETELKGVSAKNLVQKNCKTIQLGEMAVSAVQMMQENSISQLIVMDGNKYLGMVHVHDLLKEGIL, encoded by the coding sequence ATGAAAAGAGATTCAAGTCAGACTATCTTGTATGCAGCTAAAAATTGTATAGAAATTGAATATGCTGTAATTGGTCATCTTTTAAATAGTTTAGACGAATCATTTGTTAAGACAGTTCAAAGAGTTTTTGATTCAAAAGGTCGATTAGTCGTAACCGGAATAGGAAAGAGTGCAATTATCGGCCAAAAAATAGTTGCAACTTTAAATTCTACAGGAACACCAGCTTTGTTTATGCATGCAGCAGATGCCATTCATGGTGATCTTGGCATGGTACAAGAAATCGATATTGTTCTCTGCATTTCAAAAAGTGGAGAAACTCCGGAAATAAGGGTATTAATTCCTTTAATTAAATCAAGACGAATCCAACTAATTGGAATGTGTGCACAAATAAATTCATACCTCTCCAAACAATCGGATTATCTATTGTACACACCCATAATGAAAGAAGCTGAACCGAACAATTTAGCTCCGACAGCAAGCACAACAGCACAGATAGTCATGGGCGATGCATTTGCTGTTTCACTATTGGCATTAAGAGGTTTTGGTCCGGAAGATTTTGCAAGATTTCACCCTGGAGGATCACTAGGAAAACAACTGTATATGAAAGTTGATGATTTTTATCAACTTCATGGACGCCCAAATGTAAGAATGGAAACATCTTTGAAGGAGACTTTGATAACGATATCTTCGAGCAGATTGGGGGCGACAGCAGTGCTTGATCATGAGGAAATGCTTATAGGAATTATCACAGATGGAGATATCAGAAGATTTTTTGAGAATGAAACAGAACTTAAGGGCGTTTCCGCAAAAAACCTAGTCCAAAAGAATTGCAAAACAATTCAGCTGGGGGAAATGGCTGTTAGCGCTGTGCAAATGATGCAGGAAAACAGCATTTCGCAATTGATCGTAATGGATGGGAACAAGTACTTGGGAATGGTACATGTTCATGATCTATTAAAGGAAGGTATTTTATAA